The window ataagaaaaaaaaaaaaatataaaaataaaaaaaaaataaaaataagaaaaaaaataagaaaaaatatgaaaaaaaaaggaaaaaaagaataaatgaacaaataaataaacacacatatattattatatatatatatatatatatatatatatatttatatgtgtgtataatataatttccATTGTTATGCAGTATCATTCATTTATAAACGATCATTAATACACATATGTCTATTTTTGTTATACCTGAATATCTATGAGCTTCCTTTTCTTAAATCCCTTTTTGCCTTTCACATTCTTTGTCCAggtaatatatttattgtcgacaattttcatatatatttgtacaGGTTTATGAGAATAactattatatttacatttaaataatgGAGATCcaatattcatatttttaatttcttttaatattggtttttcatttaatcTTCCCTGAGCATATGAAAGTAATAAGGCTTTCTGTTTaattctattttttttaatagtTATTGTTTTTAATAGTTTTTTAAATTCTTCTATATGTTTGTTTGCCAATTCTACgttgtttatattttgttcatatatttttaagatatcatcatcaaatttcatttttaattcattttgtttttgtaTATACTGTTGGTCTCTTTGATTTACTACATCAATTATTGGGTTAACTAGATTTTTATCAataatttgtataatatcattacaaatattatcattatttaataatttttcttctataATAGTTGCATTTTGTTTAAAGAAGGTTGCATAatctaatatattttgttcatttaatttaaatacttgtaacattttatttaatatatatataagattATCAATTTTGGgtataaagaaattatttgTATGATCGTTACTTTTTCCCATAGATTGAAATTTATCTTTGAGATGttcattttgttcttttatagttttcatattattttgtaaatcattatattgttttgttttttcttctaGTTGTTTTTTAAAGTCATGTTTTTCCATTGTAACTGTTtctaaattattttttaaaataacacattcttctttttttttatttaaatctGTTTCTTTATCTTCAACATCTTTAATGTATTCATAAATTTGACCTTGTAAttgttcatttttcttattaataatattcatttcTTGTGTTAgttttaaattttcttcactttttatttgtaaaatTGCACATAAGTTTTCTATTTTCGTTTGTTTTTCTCTATAAGCATCAACATATGATATACGATGTTCATCTAATTCTTGatacatattaaataatttattatatttgctctctaaattttttattaacgTTTCATAATGTTGTATGGTTAAATTGTCTTTTTCCTTTGATTCTATTAACATATATGCATTATCATGTAGGTCCTTCATTTTGTCATTTAAATTATGTTTTTTACTTTCTAATGTTCGTACTTTGTTTTCTAATAagtttattatttttttggtttgtatattttttagtTTAGCTCCGCTATTGgttaaattattatcatttgtgttcatatcattattaGATAAAATGGTTGTGCATGTAGAATTATCTTTAGAATTAACAAAAGATCCTGTGGGTAAATAAGTTTTTACACTTTCATttgataatttattaaCGTTAGAAGAAAGATCTAAATGTGGTATGGATGagctatatatattatatggattagatatattattttgatcatatatattagaaatATCATGTTTATCATTAGTATACAAATTGATTgtttgtttcttttttttttttgttagttttattttttttttattatctaaatagttattttttatattgttttcATTTGATATTCCTTTTAATTGTTCATCAgaattttcatttttttcgTTTTGTTTTCCATATTTAGATGTTTTGAAAAATGGTTCtcttataataatatctgagttatttttaaaaaaagtatcgtttaatattttattataattattgttACTTATGAAATTTTGatccttttcttttataatgTTTGAGGAATTATCCAtttcattcatatttataaaattataattactTGAATAATAAAGGTTTGGtttcatcatcatattattattattattattattattattattgttatttatttttattttatttttcgTTTTTTTCTGTTCAGAAGAGTTATCCATAAATACTTCATCATCACTATGTAGATAATTCAAATTGGATTCATCTTTTTGATTATTTGTACttttaaaaacattatTTAAAGTATCTTTGTTATTCTCACgatttgtaaatatataatactgATTGTTACTCTCAGAAGAATTATATTGAAACGAATTATTTTGCGagttattatttttatctttttttttattttttcttattttatttatattataatcatcatAAATACTTTCTTCATcaa of the Plasmodium reichenowi strain SY57 chromosome 11, whole genome shotgun sequence genome contains:
- a CDS encoding hypothetical protein (conserved Plasmodium protein, unknown function), which codes for MVKKENEENIAQENKEKEKPKSANEKADPLLKLKEEREKLIQWSKKLKNNNCSFMSSDKLDTEKSEKVYSSNDDYYDEKNKLNHNDNMNNNMNNNMNNNKNNNKNNSDTKNRKKENHLKNSSHNNLSEDKKDHMDPMLYQSMQKIKENKNNNYDNHIFDEESIYDDYNINKIRKNKKKDKNNNSQNNSFQYNSSESNNQYYIFTNRENNKDTLNNVFKSTNNQKDESNLNYLHSDDEVFMDNSSEQKKTKNKIKINNNNNNNNNNNNMMMKPNLYYSSNYNFINMNEMDNSSNIIKEKDQNFISNNNYNKILNDTFFKNNSDIIIREPFFKTSKYGKQNEKNENSDEQLKGISNENNIKNNYLDNKKKIKLTKKKKKQTINLYTNDKHDISNIYDQNNISNPYNIYSSSIPHLDLSSNVNKLSNESVKTYLPTGSFVNSKDNSTCTTILSNNDMNTNDNNLTNSGAKLKNIQTKKIINLLENKVRTLESKKHNLNDKMKDLHDNAYMLIESKEKDNLTIQHYETLIKNLESKYNKLFNMYQELDEHRISYVDAYREKQTKIENLCAILQIKSEENLKLTQEMNIINKKNEQLQGQIYEYIKDVEDKETDLNKKKEECVILKNNLETVTMEKHDFKKQLEEKTKQYNDLQNNMKTIKEQNEHLKDKFQSMGKSNDHTNNFFIPKIDNLIYILNKMLQVFKLNEQNILDYATFFKQNATIIEEKLLNNDNICNDIIQIIDKNLVNPIIDVVNQRDQQYIQKQNELKMKFDDDILKIYEQNINNVELANKHIEEFKKLLKTITIKKNRIKQKALLLSYAQGRLNEKPILKEIKNMNIGSPLFKCKYNSYSHKPVQIYMKIVDNKYITWTKNVKGKKGFKKRKLIDIQDVINVDYGLNSRPVYWLIEKQNQKKLQKKKINLNEFYENNPYNLNPYNCFTLYTKERTYDFFSDDDEIVASWVIGLGLLSYPYNKSPSIQSRSEFIIKRVQLKLKLYCIRNNMNYVKLWKNAIKKTQQQREVQHMGK